One Diospyros lotus cultivar Yz01 chromosome 1, ASM1463336v1, whole genome shotgun sequence genomic window carries:
- the LOC127811109 gene encoding uncharacterized protein LOC127811109, with protein sequence MGWYRRSKLALDSIHSLASRIASKIPTRSSNRTTTCCSSSIPTSNQSRVSGFAFSSPILRNIEFGLKQNQYSLNSPFLGRRYYYVDRYGVEHFRPRGPQRWFNNPRAVLMVVLVGSGVFITVYFGNLETVPYTKRKHFVLLSRNLEKQLGESQFQQMKASFKGKILPAIHPDSIRVRLISKEIIEALQRGLSQEQVWSDLGYATETHEPGGGLETLVALTETAEGKWHRKDEILDEKWVQESRQKGQERGAQPATAHLEGLNWEVLVVNEPVVNAFCLPGGKIVVFTGLLQHFRTDAEIATIIGHEVGHAVARHAAEGITKNLWFAILQLILYQFVMPDVANAMSALFLRLPFSRRMEMEADYIGLLLIASAGYDPRVAPRVYEKLGKVAGDSVLRDYLSTHPSGKKRAQLLAQAQVMEEAMTIYREVQSGRGVEGFL encoded by the exons ATGGGCTGGTACAGGCGATCAAAGCTCGCATTGGATTCGATTCACAGCCTCGCCTCAAGGATTGCATCCAAAATCCCCACAAGAAGCTCCAATCGAACAACCACGTGCTGCAGTTCATCGATACCCACTTCGAATCAATCTCGGGTTTCTGGATTCGCATTCTCTTCTCCGATTTTAAGAAATATTGAATTTGGGCTGAAACAGAATCAGTACAGCTTGAACAGTCCGTTTCTGGGTCGAAGATATTACTACGTCGATCGGTACGGAGTTGAGCATTTCCGGCCGCGGGGTCCTCAAAGATGGTTCAATAATCCCCGGGCGGTGTTGATGGTGGTCTTGGTCGGTTCCGGCGTGTTCATCACCGTCTACTTCGGGAACCTTGAAACCGTGCCGTACACAAAGCGAAAGCATTTCGTGCTTTTGTCGAGGAATCTCGAGAAGCAGCTCGGGGAATCACAGTTTCAGCAAATGAAAGCGTCGTTCAAGGGGAAAATTCTTCCGGCGATCCACCCGGATAGCATTCGGGTGCGGCTGATTTCCAAGGAGATCATAGAGGCGTTGCAAAGGGGTTTGAGCCAAGAGCAGGTGTGGAGCGATTTAGGCTACGCGACGGAGACGCATGAGCCCGGCGGCGGGCTCGAGACTCTGGTGGCGCTGACTGAGACGGCAGAAGGGAAATGGCATAGAAAAGATGAGATTCTTGATGAGAAGTGGGTTCAAGAGAGTCGGCAGAAGGGCCAAGAACGAGGGGCTCAGCCGGCGACGGCGCATCTGGAGGGACTGAATTGGGAGGTTTTGGTGGTGAATGAACCAGTTGTTAATGCTTTCTGCTTGCCCGGCGGGAAGATTGTTGTTTTTACTGGGTTGCTTCAGCATTTCAGAACAGATGCAGAGATTGCCACCATTATTGGGCATGAG GTTGGGCATGCTGTGGCCAGGCATGCAGCTGAAGGAATTACAAAAAATCTGTGGTTTGCCATATTGCAATTGATTCTTTACCAGTTCGTTATGCCTGATGTTGCCAACGCTATGTCGGCTCTTTTCCTAAGGCTTCCTTTTTCACGGAG GATGGAAATGGAAGCAGATTACATTGGATTATTGTTGATTGCTTCGGCTGGTTATGACCCTCGGGTGGCACCCAGAGTGTACGAGAAGTTGGGGAAGGTCGCAGGGGATTCAGTATTGCGAGATTATCTTTCGACACACCCTTCAGGAAAGAAGAGAGCTCAGTTGCTGGCTCAAGCCCAGGTCATGGAGGAAGCCATGACCATATACAGGGAAGTGCAATCCGGACGTGGGGTTGAGGGCTTTCTTTAA
- the LOC127811102 gene encoding cytochrome P450 704C1-like: MANLKTHLKEVVAVSIAFIVGFITVQIVIYIRESISNDHRPPVAGLMLNQLIHFNELFDYQTSLARKNPTYRLITPSHSEIYTTDPVNVEYILKTNFSNYGKGQYNFDVMRDLFGDGIFAVDGEKWRHQRKLASYEFSTKVLRDFSSSVFRANAAKLASIVSGASTAKEIIDLQDLLMKSTLDSIFKVGFGIELDTLSGSDEFSNRFMKAFDDSNVIVYWRYVDLLWKIKRFLNIGMEATLKKNIQIIDSFVYELIRSKRDQMKNGDLHRGKEDIVSRFLLESEKDPEKMNDKYLRDITLNFMIAGKDTSANSLTWFFYMLCKHPFVQEKIAQEVREAIGAADRENISMMDELGNRLTESALENMQYLHAALTETLRLYPAVPLDAKSSEKDDVLPDGFKIKKGDGVNYMTYAMGRMRYIWGEDAEEFKPERWLQNGVFQVQSPFKFTAFQAGPRICLGKEFAYRQMKILASYLLFFFRFKLVDESKEATYRTMFTLHMDEGLHLYAFPRL; the protein is encoded by the exons ATGGCCAACTTGAAGACCCATTTGAAAGAAG TGGTTGCAGTCTCAATTGCTTTTATTGTCGGATTCATCACAGTACAGATTGTCATTTACATCAGAGAATCAATCTCAAACGATCACCGGCCGCCGGTGGCCGGGCTGATGCTTAATCAACTAATACACTTCAACGAACTCTTCGATTACCAAACTTCTCTTGCCAGGAAGAACCCTACTTATCGACTAATCACACCTTCACATAGTGAAATCTACACCACCGATCCTGTTAACGTCgaatatatattgaaaaccaaCTTCTCCAATTATGGCAAG GGGCAGTATAATTTTGATGTGATGAGAGATCTGTTTGGCGACGGGATCTTTGCCGTCGATGGAGAGAAATGGCGGCACCAGAGAAAGCTGGCCAGTTATGAATTCTCGACCAAAGTTCTAAGAGACTTCAGCTCTTCAGTGTTTCGAGCTAATGCTGCTAAATTGGCTTCCATAGTTTCTGGTGCATCAACTGCCAAGGAAATCATAGACTTGCAG GATTTATTGATGAAATCAACTTTGGATTCAATTTTCAAAGTGGGATTTGGCATTGAGCTCGACACTCTGTCGGGTTCGGATGAGTTCAGCAACCGATTCATGAAGGCATTCGACGACTCCAATGTTATTGTATACTGGCGATACGTTGATCTACTGTGGAAGATAAAGAGGTTTCTCAACATAGGCATGGAAGCAACTCTTAAGAAGAACATCCAAATCATAGACAGCTTTGTTTATGAACTGATTCGGTCCAAGAGGGATCAGATGAAAAATGGAGACCTCCAT agagggaaagaagacATAGTATCGAGGTTTCTGTTGGAGAGCGAGAAGGACCCAGAGAAGATGAATGACAAATATTTGAGAGATATAACCCTAAACTTCATGATTGCAGGGAAAGACACATCTGCAAACTCGCTCACTTGGTTCTTCTACATGTTGTGTAAGCATCCATTTGTGCAGGAGAAGATTGCGCAGGAAGTGAGAGAAGCAATTGGAGCAGCTGATCGGGAGAACATATCCATGATGGATGAACTTGGCAATAGGTTAACTGAATCAGCTTTGGAAAACATGCAGTATCTTCATGCAGCTCTAACTGAGACTCTCAGACTCTACCCTGCTGTCCCTCTg GATGCAAAGAGTTCAGAGAAGGACGATGTTCTGCCTGATGGCttcaaaataaagaaaggaGATGGAGTAAACTACATGACTTATGCCATGGGAAGGATGAGATACATCTGGGGAGAGGATGCTGAGGAATTCAAGCCAGAAAGATGGCTTCAAAATGGTGTTTTCCAAGTTCAAAGCCCTTTCAAATTCACTGCCTTTCAG GCTGGGCCTCGGATATGCCTGGGAAAGGAATTCGCGTACAGGCAGATGAAGATATTGGCCTCATATCTGCTATTCTTCTTCAGATTCAAACTTGTGGATGAGAGCAAGGAGGCGACTTACAGAACCATGTTCACTCTTCACATGGACGAAGGCCTTCATCTCTATGCTTTTCCAAGGTTGTAG
- the LOC127794378 gene encoding 3-ketoacyl-CoA synthase 5-like produces METAGSSSSSSHGALPKTIITLLGERLLSTLLDLFTFSIFLLVFSAEAFFFISPKWRNPIFHFLIIIVFVMFFFLKSHFSKPPPIYLVDFSCLKPPYFCRVPFSTFIEHVRLFDFLDEDSSSFMSNILASSGQGERTSLPPALHYIPPVSHHHEAIKEAQMVLFPVFQDLLAKTKLSARDIDILILNCTGFCPVPSLSAMIVNEFSMRDDLKSFNISGMGCSASALAVHMAENLLKVHHNSYAVILSTEILSTGWYAGKERPMLVLNCLFRMGSAAILVTNKKEAKRSSKYKLLKTLRSQRAFDDKAYNSAFREEDSNGITGVALRKDLLQVAGEILRSNIAALGSSILPPSEIILHVVSMFWKRFINKNVQIYMPDFRSAVQHFCLPASGRQVIREIGKGLKLGEREMEATMATLHRFGNQSSSSLWYELAYMEAKERVKKGDRVWQLGMGSGPKCTSLVWECVRPISEEAHKGPWDGTINMYPNLVNC; encoded by the exons ATGGAGACTGCAGGTTCCAGCTCCTCGTCCAGCCATGGCGCTCTGCCCAAAACCATTATCACTCTCTTGGGAGAACGCCTTCTTTCAACCCTGCTAGACCTTTTTACCTTCTCTATTTTCCTTCTCGTCTTCTCTGCCGAagctttcttcttcatctccccAAAATGGCGAAACCCCATCTTCCATTTCCTCATTATCATCGTCTTCGTCatgttcttcttcctcaaatCCCACTTCTCAAAACCTCCACCAATCTACCTCGTCGACTTCTCCTGCCTCAAGCCGCCATATTTCTGCAGGGTCCCCTTCTCCACCTTCATCGAGCACGTCCGGCTCTTCGACTTCCTCGACGAAGATAGCTCATCTTTCATGTCCAATATTCTTGCCTCTTCCGGCCAAGGCGAAAGAACGAGTCTCCCGCCGGCTTTACACTATATCCCGCCGGTGTCTCACCACCACGAAGCCATCAAAGAAGCCCAGATGGTGCTTTTCCCTGTATTCCAAGATCTTCTCGCCAAGACTAAACTCTCAGCTCGAGATATCGACATTCTGATCCTCAACTGCACCGGATTTTGCCCCGTTCCTTCGCTTTCCGCCATGATTGTGAACGAATTCTCCATGAGAGATGATTTGAAGAGTTTCAATATCAGTGGGATGGGCTGTAGCGCCAGTGCCCTCGCCGTTCACATGGCGGAAAACCTCTTGAAGGTTCACCACAACTCTTACGCCGTTATTCTGAGCACCGAAATCTTGTCCACCGGCTGGTACGCCGGAAAAGAACGGCCAATGTTGGTGCTGAACTGTCTCTTTCGAATGGGAAGCGCCGCCATTTTGGTCACGAAcaagaaagaagcaaaaagaTCGTCAAAATATAAGCTCTTGAAAACTCTGAGATCACAACGAGCTTTCGACGATAAGGCTTACAATTCAGCTTTCCGGGAAGAAGACTCCAATGGAATAACCGGCGTCGCCCTGAGGAAAGATTTACTCCAG GTGGCGGGAGAAATCCTCCGATCAAACATCGCCGCCCTGGGGTCGTCAATCCTGCCGCCGTCGGAGATCATCCTGCACGTCGTTTCCATGTTCTGGAAGAGATTCATCAACAAGAACGTGCAGATATACATGCCGGATTTCCGGTCGGCGGTACAGCATTTTTGCCTGCCGGCTTCCGGTCGGCAGGTGATCAGAGAAATAGGGAAAGGGCTGAAgctgggagagagagagatggaggcgACCATGGCGACGCTGCACCGGTTTGGGAACCAGTCTTCGTCTTCGCTGTGGTACGAGTTAGCCTACATGGAGGCCAAGGAGAGAGTGAAGAAAGGCGACAGAGTTTGGCAGCTCGGGATGGGAAGCGGGCCTAAGTGCACGAGCCTTGTTTGGGAATGTGTTCGGCCCATTTCGGAGGAAGCCCATAAGGGCCCATGGGATGGTACAATTAACATGTATCCAAACTTGGTTAATTGTTGA
- the LOC127801993 gene encoding subtilisin-like protease SBT1.3, with product MPGIPPKWLVFLLSSYLVLTNLVICSAKETTYIVQMDKSKMPKAFSGHLEWYSSMVKSVVTRAEKEVEDDRERVIYSYQNAFHGVAALLSEEEARRLERRHGVMAIFPETIYQLHTTRSPMFLGLEPEHSTSIWSDKLAHHDVVVGVLDTGIWPESQSFNDTGMTPVPAHWKGTCETGRGFTKSHCSRKIVGARMFYRGYETAMGKINEQEEYKSPRDQDGHGTHTAATVAGSPVAGANLLGYAYGTARGMAPGARVAAYKVCWVGGCFSSDILSAVDQAVADGVNVLSISLGGAVASYYRDSLSIAAFGAMEMGVFISCSAGNAGPDPSSLANVSPWITTVGASTMDREFPSSVKLGTGIRITGVSLYKGRRKLSEGKQYPLVYMGSNSSGSLDPSSLCLDGTLDPHIVSGKIVICDRGISPRVQKGQVVKDAGGVGMILANTAANGEELVADCHLLPAVAVGEKAGKVIKHYTLTSRKATASLTFQGTRLGIRPSPVVAAFSSRGPNFLSLEVLKPDVVAPGVNILAAWPGLLGPSSLPTDHRRVKFNILSGTSMSCPHVSGVAALLKARHPDWSPAAIKSALMTSAYVHDNTNNPLSDAANGAPSNPYVHGAGHIQPLKALDPGLIYDIGPQDYFEFLCTQDLTPSQLEVFAKFSNRSCRHTLANPGDLNYPALSALFPESTNVPAVTLHRTVTNVGPPASNYHVNVSPFRGVLVKVEPAVLNFTSKHQKLSYKVTFTTRSRQMEPEFGYLIWKDGLHRVRSPVVITWLSPI from the coding sequence ATGCCCGGAATTCCACCCAAATGGCTGGTTTTCTTACTTTCAAGCTATCTTGTTCTCACCAACCTGGTCATCTGTTCAGCAAAGGAGACTACTTACATTGTCCAAATGGATAAATCCAAAATGCCAAAGGCATTTTCTGGCCATCTTGAATGGTACTCCTCCATGGTAAAATCAGTGGTAACTAGAGCAGAAAAAGAAGTGGAAGATGACCGAGAAAGGGTCATCTATAGTTACCAGAATGCTTTCCATGGTGTGGCTGCTTTGCTTAGCGAGGAAGAAGCTCGAAGACTAGAGAGAAGGCACGGCGTAATGGCCATATTTCCCGAGACTATATACCAGTTACACACCACGAGGAGTCCCATGTTCCTTGGGCTAGAGCCAGAACACAGCACAAGCATCTGGAGTGATAAGCTAGCCCATCACGATGTCGTCGTCGGTGTGCTTGACACTGGTATATGGCCAGAGAGCCAAAGTTTCAACGATACCGGCATGACCCCAGTCCCAGCTCACTGGAAGGGAACCTGTGAGACGGGCCGAGGATTCACTAAAAGCCACTGTAGTAGAAAGATTGTGGGTGCTCGAATGTTCTACCGGGGATACGAAACAGCTATGGGCAAAATTAACGAGCAAGAAGAGTATAAATCGCCGCGGGATCAAGACGGGCATGGCACTCACACTGCAGCAACAGTTGCAGGCTCTCCAGTTGCCGGAGCAAATCTTTTGGGCTATGCTTATGGGACAGCCCGCGGGATGGCCCCAGGTGCAAGAGTTGCAGCCTATAAAGTTTGCTGGGTAGGTGGGTGTTTCAGCTCGGACATTCTGTCAGCAGTTGATCAAGCGGTTGCTGATGGCGTCAATGTCCTGTCTATATCTTTAGGCGGTGCCGTAGCATCTTACTATCGCGACAGCCTGTCGATAGCGGCTTTTGGTGCAATGGAGATGGGAGTTTTCATCTCTTGTTCGGCTGGGAATGCGGGTCCTGACCCTAGTAGCCTTGCCAATGTGTCACCATGGATAACCACAGTTGGTGCTAGCACAATGGATAGAGAATTTCCTTCTTCTGTTAAGCTCGGGACTGGCATAAGGATAACTGGAGTTTCACTCTACAAAGGCAGAAGGAAACTTTCGGAAGGAAAGCAGTACCCACTAGTTTATATGGGAAGTAATTCCAGCGGCAGCCTTGATCCAAGCTCCTTGTGTTTAGATGGAACACTGGATCCACATATTGTGAGTGGAAAAATTGTGATATGTGACCGAGGCATTAGTCCGAGAGTCCAGAAGGGGCAGGTGGTGAAAGATGCAGGTGGAGTAGGCATGATATTGGCGAACACTGCCGCCAATGGAGAGGAGCTAGTTGCAGACTGCCACCTCCTTCCGGCAGTCGCAGTTGGAGAAAAAGCAGGTAAAGTAATCAAGCATTACACGCTAACAAGTCGCAAGGCAACTGCAAGCCTAACATTCCAGGGGACTAGGTTGGGCATAAGGCCATCTCCAGTGGTGGCAGCATTTTCATCTAGAGGACCTAACTTCCTCTCGTTGGAGGTTCTCAAGCCGGATGTGGTAGCACCAGGAGTGAACATTCTTGCCGCTTGGCCAGGTCTCCTAGGACCATCAAGTTTGCCAACCGATCACCGAAGAGTGAAGTTCAACATACTGTCTGGAACATCCATGTCGTGTCCACATGTGAGTGGGGTTGCTGCATTGCTGAAGGCCAGACACCCGGACTGGAGCCCAGCAGCAATAAAATCTGCCTTGATGACCTCGGCTTATGTCCACGATAACACCAATAACCCGCTGTCAGATGCCGCAAATGGTGCACCTTCCAACCCATATGTCCACGGTGCAGGGCATATCCAACCATTGAAAGCTCTCGACCCTGGTCTAATTTATGATATTGGTCCACAAGATTACTTTGAATTCTTATGTACCCAAGATCTAACTCCAAGCCAGCTGGAAGTTTTTGCTAAGTTCTCCAACAGGTCTTGCCGACACACTCTTGCCAATCCAGGAGACTTGAACTACCCAGCTCTCTCTGCCCTGTTCCCCGAAAGCACCAACGTCCCAGCTGTGACCCTTCACAGAACTGTCACGAATGTTGGGCCTCCTGCTTCGAACTACCATGTTAATGTTTCCCCATTCAGAGGTGTTCTCGTGAAGGTTGAACC